The Lolium rigidum isolate FL_2022 chromosome 1, APGP_CSIRO_Lrig_0.1, whole genome shotgun sequence region TCTGCCTCTACCTGACACATCACTGTTTAGCCTGGCCCGTTTGAGCAATTTCCGTAGATGTAGTTATTGTGACTGACCCGTTGCATGTCAGTATAGAACCTGAATCACATCACAATCAATAATCCCAGCACCATCTCCTTCCTACCAGCCATTCCTTCTCATTCTCTCACCGGAGCTATGCCGTAGAGCAGATTGGATCTTCAAGCGATTGCTCTCCACTTTTTTGATTAGTTGTACATCTGGCGATAAGAAATACAACAAGATTCACTGGTCTTCATGGTGAATCAATAATCTAGCTCCTTACTTTTCTCATACTACGTTGATGTGTCTTGTCAAAattaatataaaacaaaattttgttttctaaaaCTTACCAGCTGAGTCCCTGGATATGTGTCGaagagagaggggggggggggggtgcaccCAGGATCTCCTATGCAATTCTCGTGTTATGCTACACATTGTTTCACATGTTTTGGTACAATCCCAGTCTACTGCCTCTCATGGATGTTTGTCTGATTACCATGGTTCTTTCAGTATTCAATATTGCTATACAATTTGCTTACATTTCTCTGTTTAGTATTTTCTATTCAAATTTGATTGTTGCTAAACACTTATGCATGTCACTGCACTAGCAcattattagagcatctctagcagatacgcAAAACCGGCCCGCATCGTGCATTTTTCTGGTTTTTGGCCAAAAAACGGCCCGAACAGAAGCGGCATCCCGGCTCGCATCGGAAAACTTGATGCGAGGAACCCTATAGCGGCTCGTGAAGCCACTATATATGGCGGTTTCGAGGTTTTGGATGCGAAATACCGCATCCATTtttcctccaccgcctgccgcCACCGTCGCCCCCGGCCGATTGCCGTCGATTCCGGCCGCCATTTCCAAATCGCCGCCACCGGTCTCCTCCTCTCCGCCTGCTCTACCTCCTCCCGCGATGGTGCCGCACAATTCCTCGCATGGAGATCGTATTTTCCCTGGCGCGTGgccgcggcggcgaggcgagCGCCGGACAACCGCCGAGCGCAGCGAGCGCATCTCGCCATGGCTTGGCTCAACTCGAGTTCGACGAGAGCaccaacgaggaggaggacgacgctgCGCGGGAGCAGCGTCACCTTGCCATGGCCCGGCGCAACTCCCTCACGGCGGTCGTCCCGACGTTTGGGAGAAGGCCAAGCGCCGCTGTGAGGCCGCCGAGGAGGAAGAGCGCAACCTACGCAAGGCGAATAGGGCCTCCATCTGGTCGAAGATGGCAAGGTGCAGGTACGTGATCGTCGACTACTCCGACGACGAATCCTACCTCTGCGATGACAGCACCGGCGAATCCGACGCCTTCGCGTgaagctccgccgccgtcgctgtcGTCCCCAAGTCCCGGTGAAGTAGGTTAGTACCCGGGGTAGCTTATTTTAGGTTTAGGAACTAGTTTAGGTTCCTCTTTTGCAACATCCACATGTAAATTGTGCTCGACGAACTTTCAAAAATATGGCGCGAGTGTTTGATTCCCCGATTTGCAGTTCTTGTTTAGTGTATCTGTTCTGCTGTGGAGTTTTTCAACCCGCAAACACATGATGCAGCATACTGCATACTTCGTTTGCGGTTCGGCTGTTTGCGGTATcatctagagatgctcttagcctgcATTATTTTGTCCATCTAATGCTTGGTGAAGTACTTATCACTTTTCTCCTGTTTCTGTCACTTTAAGATCTTTTTATTAACTCTTTGAGGTGAACAACTAATCTTAAGAAGCGTTATCTTGTCACAGTATTTGTTGAAACATTGAATAAATGCTTCAAGAATGTCTGCGAGCTTGACATTGTATTTAACTTCAACAAGGTACCATAATTCTCTTGTTTGATATTTATTCTGGATTGTCACTGCTATGATTCTCTCGATGAAAGCAGCAGTTTCTGTTCCCCGTGAAAAGAAAAAACACTagtataataaaaataaataaagttcACATCATGTAGCATTGGTTTATTATGATCATTGATTTGCTGCATGTAATATGTTTTTGGCACATGGATCATATAAAATATATATCCAAGTGCGCGGTGTAACAAATACTTAAATCTAATAAGATTCATGTTATGACTTGTTGCATACCTATTTCATTATCAGCTACCGGCCAAATTATCTGGGTAGCGGGTACCTCAAATTTACAGAAGTATTTACATATGAACAAAGGATCAAAAACACAGTTGAAGTGGCATCTTAAGCATGATTCAGTTTGAAATACAAGTTAGGAAACATTGATAGATGTAATACCCAGTCTTCTCTAGATCTTAGCAACGAAGACATAACTGTAATTTAATCATTAATGTCCAGTGTTCCACTGGCAGAGAGCTTGAAGGAAAATAGAGAAAGAGCCAACCCTATTGACCTTTAAACAGAAGACCAGTGACATTCGTTACTAAGGTGATAGTTGATTATTGAGATTTTTTTAGGAAAAGGAAAGCTAGGGATGCTTTTGGCCCATAAGAAACTCCAAAACCTGCTGATTCCTATGATGCTACTACCCTCAATCCCATTCTTGCTGTAGTGTTTGCATCCTTTAATTGATGGAAGTGTATGTGTGTAGAGATGCACAATTTTTTCTGATCCGACAAAACTCCAGTTGTTCATCCCAGCAGTCTTTTCTCCTGTCATAGTGATGACTGATGAGCAATACTACTTAGGAATAACCACCATTCTTCCTCAGCTAATTGTAATATTAAATGCAGCTGCACACAGTTTTGGATGAAATGATACTGGGAGGTCAAGTGATTGAAACAAGTTCAGAGGAAATAATGAGATCTGTAGAAGAGATTGCGAGGTTCTTACTCCCTCGATCCTTTCTGCCCTCACCCTCCCATGTCCCGTTTTTATTCTTTAGTGCAATTCTAACAGTGTTGCTCGCTACTTGACACAGGTTGGAGAAACAATCAAGCACGACAAGCCTCATACCAAAGTCGATTTCGCAGCACTTCAGCCGCTGAAATTTTCCAGTCGTTTTCAGGATAGAATCCGTAGGACCTTACCAGAAGAAATCAGATTGGTGTTTGAATTTTTATCTCCAGTAGCCTGTCAGTTCTCTGAAGTCTTGAGCATCTGCTGTTCGACATGAAAACTTATTGGCCGACATACATGTCTCCTACCCAAGAGTTGTAAGTTGTAACCAGAAATGTGACGACGCACGCCATGCATGCTGCATCTGTAGAAAGATACTTTTCTTGTCAGATGATATATGAATGCATATGCTCTTCTTTTGGTGTCTAACTCTGTTTTTCCATTGGAAACATGTTTCTGTCTCTGAATTAATTCGACAAACAGCATTGCCTGATCATTTAACATATATCCGTTGCACTATTACAACATTTCACCTCATCATCTCGGTTTTGGTGCTGACAGTAACTGTTGGCAAGCGTCCATCCCAGTTTCTTGCAATGTCATTATGTGAAAGTTGAATAAGAAATGGCGAGGATCAAAGGTTTGCATAGGCAAGCATCCCCACATATACTTGGCTGGTACAGTACAGCAGCAGGACAGCAAACAGATCCCATCCCGAAATCCCCTTTCTTCTCCATCTCCCTGCTCCCCATTGCCCATCGGAGATCGAGCGGGAtagctccatggctacggcgcccCAGCCGGCTTAGTCCAGCATGCCACTGCCCATCTACGTCCTTGCTCGCACGCAGCTCCAAGCCCCATTTCCCCATCTACGTTCTTGCTTGACGCTGTTCAAGCTTTCTTCTTGTGCCGCCCGAGCGCCACAACGCTATGGTTTGAGGTTAGGAGCCGCTTAGATGTGAATTGAATCGATCGTGCGTTTTCTATGTTTCATGTGGACAGTTGCTCGAGGGTTGTGTTGGTATTGAAAACCATTACGTTTGGGTTGTTGGAGTTTTGCACAAACCGAAGCTTGGAATGGAATTTCTCCAGTGGAGCGCTATTGCCTGATTCATTAATATTTTGATGTTTGGAAATTGGAATAGGCAGCAGTGCCGAGAGAATGGAGCTCGTTCTGCATTggttttatttgaatttttctgGTTGATGAGTATCAACCAAGAACTTTCCTATAGGTGTTGCTTGATCTTTAACAGTAGTCACATCATCATTAGTAGGGATAACTAATACGGAGTATACAATTTTGTAAGGAgaaaacacacgcacacacaaagGTAATTTGCACCATAAACTCGATCTTGGTTGTGTTGGATTGAAGCGGAACTCCATTCCATGGCTCAAAGGGAATGGGAGGAACTAATGTGGAATCCACAATTCCACATGGAACAACTTTCTAAAACTCATGCAGTCCGAACAAAGATTGGCTTCGAATCTACATAACTTCAGACTTGTCATCCATATCCAAGGCAGTGTTACTCGGACATAGGCATGAGTGTCCGTATCTGACTCGGATTCAGGTTTCCGATTTGATAAGTTTTTTGTTGGACACAACAAATAACATTTGGAATTTGACAATGTCACGAATTTAGTATGTCTGATTCAGCAATAAAAGGGCATGGATAACCATGTAACACTGCTTGAGGCCCGAGGATGTGAAAATTATGCACAGGTTTGTGGAAAAAAAGGTCTGTGAACCGGTACATCATGTatctcttatttaatttcctgtgAGAGACCAATGGTTTTATCATATTAGGACTATGGGAACGTTAGGCCCTATACTTGTACAGATGGTGTGTGTGCAGTGTtgatgggggactaaaaatgaatTACACATTTGGAAAAAATAACTACAAGGTGGTAACGTACCAATTACCATCACATAGAAGGTTGTTGCTGTCTTGCTGATTGCATGATTCACATTTCAAGGTTGATTTGAATTAGGCTGAAATGGAAATTGATGATAAGTAGGGAAAAGCTAGAACCAGCGCCTTGAATATCCAGTGAGCTTTTCACATCTAGATCTAGCTGTTATCAGTCTGTTCACCCCCTATAAGTAGAGATAGGCAATCAAACTACAGCCATCATTGTCATCGATTGTCTTGATAAGCTCATTTGACATGCAGGATGGTCAAAAGCAACAGAAGCTAGCATAGCACTTAAATTTCATTGATCGATATAGTTTGGA contains the following coding sequences:
- the LOC124684384 gene encoding AP-3 complex subunit sigma-like, with product MISVFSLQGSKLVYNHLATLYFVFVFDSSENELAMLDLVQVFVETLNKCFKNVCELDIVFNFNKLHTVLDEMILGGQVIETSSEEIMRSVEEIARLEKQSSTTSLIPKSISQHFSR